The genome window TAAAATAAAACTACGGATAATCTCGCCAACAAAACGAGAATTAGGAGGACAATAGACAATCCCCGGATAATCTGTGGTATCGCTTGCCATAATTAAAAAATCGTCATTGTGAGTTAATATCACGCGCTGCTCTTCGCGAATAAACGCTAGGTGTGACTCATCGCTTTTAGTACGCAACCCTGCATCAACTGTTGTCGTCACATCTATCCCGTAACGACGTAAACCGCGCGCAATATTAGAGTCAATATGTTCGTCTAAATGAAAACGAATTTGCTCACTCACCTCTAATTGCCCTCAATTTTTCTTGTAACGGAGATGGTGGACTATTACGCTTTAATTCTTCCACAATAGCTCGACTTTCAGCAGTGTGACGATCGATTTCTTCTCGACGATCGTAATAATAGGTCATTGCTGCATGAACTGAGGCAAGTGGTAAGTCATACTTGCCGGCAATTTCTTCTATAGAAATTCCCATTTTCAGATACATTTCGGCGATGTGTGCTACAGCAATTCGATGACCAGCAATGCGTGGCTTACCACCAAGTACCCCAGGCGTAATTTCGATATGTTCTGTGATGACGGATTCCTTAGACATTATAGTTAAAGGCTATTAATTGGTAATTTTTAAGCTCTTTAATATTAGCACAAATAGTCACAGTTAAACCAAATTGTAGGGTGCGTTAGACATTAATTCTTTCGATTTCAACCGGTTTGAAGGATCTGACGCACCCTACGAACAGTATTTCGATCGCCCTCACCACCAACTAGATGCAAACTAGATCCAGTCCGGCCTGAATCGGGGGGAGTCCAGAAGTATAGAATAGAGGTTGCCGAACCGGCACACCGCCCGATCGCTCGCCCCCAGCAATTTGTTACCCTAAAAATAGAATCTCCCCTCCCTCAACTCCCTCCCATGAACAACGCTTCTCCCCTGATTCAAACCGTGACTCCAGAACGCTGGGCCGGGTTTAGTATGGACTTTATAGGGGCGGGTTACACGGGTTTGTTGGTCAAAAACGGCCGCGTCGTGCGTACCCTAAAATCCGGGCGGCATTTCAGCTTCGCCCTTCCCCTGCTAGAACAGTGTCAAATTGTCATCGTAGACACCAAACTCCGCAATTTGGAGGTACAGTCGCACGGAGATTTTTTGTCTAAGGATCGATTTTTAATTGATGCCACTCTGACTGTTATTTATCAAGTTATAGATCCGAAACGAGTAGCTTTGGAATTGTCCGATCCTCTAGCTGTTTTAGCAAGTGCAGTTAAGGATTGTATGGGATTAGCGATCGGGCAAATACCCCTACAACAGCTTATCAGTCAAGGACGGCTGTTGCTGCGCCAAAATTTGCTCGATCGCGTCCAAGATTTTTATACCCTAGGTTTCAACTTAGAAGACGTGCGAATTGGCGATGTCAGCTTTCCCGAAACCAACGGAGTTATTCGCCAAGTTGAGGGAATGAGTGCCCGACAAGAAGCAGAAAATGCCGCCGCCCTGCAAATGAGAATTGCCGAAGCAGGCCGTCCGATCGTTCCTCAATCTCCCGTACAGCAGTTAAACTTAATTTCAGGTAATTCTCCTGCGAGTCTTCCAGCTTCTGACACAGCAGCAGGGTTCGATCGAGATTTACAACAACTGACACAACAACTTGCTCAAAACAGCCTCCCTCCTGGGAGAAATCCTCCCCAACTTGCACCAACCGTACTCGCAAGCAGCGATCGCAAAACAACCGCATATTTAATCTACAAACTTTCTGGAGAGGCGATCGCCCTAACAGCCAATCCCTTTACAATTGGACGCGAACCAACCAACACTTTAGTATTGCAAGATCCGCAAAGTTCGCGCTACCACGCTCAAATCCGCCGGGCCACTGACGAACTTGGCAAACAGCGATATCAGCTTGTCGATAGCGGCAGTTCCAACGGCACTTTTGTGGGTGGGCAGAGGCTGGCTGCTAACGAGCCTTTTTGGCTGCCAAATGGTTGCGAAATTGCGATCGGCGACCAAAAATGGATCTTTCAAAATTCGTGAGTGACAAATATGAAGATGTTTTTAAACAGCAGATAAACACAGATAAACCCCATCAGCGTTCATCTGTGTTTATCTGCTGACATCTGCGGTTAAAAAATCCCAATTTGAGTAACTTGCTTTAATCACGATATACAAGTAATAGATTCCGAATCTACCGTCAATATGAATGTTTTTTTAAACCGCAGATAAACGCAGATAAACGCAGATAAATTCCATCGGCTTTCATCAGTCAGGTTTCTGTAGGGGCGTTACCAAGAGTCCCCGCCCTTTCAACACAGCTTGACAATCAAGCATCCAGGATACAAGCCCCGGTATTCATCCGTCCATACATAAAAAACCTGTATCCGATAAACTTGCCGAACGTATTTATCTCGCGCAAGTCAATGCTTCAATTCTTTAATCTAAAATCTAAAATCTCAAATCTAAAATCGATTGACAACTTCTCCCTCCCCAATTCCCTATACTCCCAGGTAGAAGTCTCTTGCCAACCCTAGGGGGGATATCTCCACAACCATTTCGAGCGACAATTTGTCAAGATTGAAAATATAAGTAGAGGACAACCCCATGAGCTTTTCTATACAATCTGTTTACAACTGGTACCGCGACACCCTCCGCAACCCCAAATACCGCTGGTGGATTATTCTGGGAACCCTGGCATATCTGGTAAGCCCGATCGACATTGCCCCAGACTTTCTCCCCGTCGTCGGACAAATTGACGATGTGGCCATTGCAGTCTTGCTGATTTCGGAAGTGTCCCAAATGGCGATCGACTACTTTAAATCCCGCCAAACAGAGACAGCTTCAGCATCCGAAGCCACCGGCAGCCCTTCTGAAGCCAAAGGCAGCACCGTTGACGTAGATGCAGTTTCTGTACAATAATTGCCAAAAATAATCGATCGCTACAACCCCGACTTCTTCAAGAAATCGGGGTTCTTGTTTTTTAAATGGTAACTGCTCAGATCGTGCTCCAAAGCTGGTAATTTTAACTATGATCCATCTGTGCTAACAACAAATTTTTATAGATGAAGTTTAGCGAAATAGTAGAAAAACTTAACTTAGCCACCAGTCGCACCCTCACAGCGTCGGCTGCTACCGATCCGGAAATTACAGGCGCGGCCCCTGTTGATGAAGCTGCACCCGGTACTATAAGTTACATAGAAGGTGCTAAATTTGCCGTTCATACAGCCACTACAAATGCTTCGGCTTTAATTTTACCCTTAGATGAAAGCCTCCAAGCTCAATGTACCGATCGCAACATTGCTTGGATTGCCGCAGCAGATCCGCGATTGCTGTTTGCTGAAACCATCGCCATTTTCTATCAACCGTTTCGCCCAGCATCGGAAATTCATCCCTCAGCCGTCGTTCACCCCTCAGCAGAAATTGGTGAAAATGTCTATATCGGCCCCCACGCCGTTATTCAAGCAAAAGTCAAAATTGGCAGCAACGTTTGCATTCACCCAAATGTCGTAATTTACCCTGATGCGGAAATAGGCGCCGGCACAGTTTTACACGCTAATTGTGTCATTCACGAACGTACTCGCATCGGGGCAAATTGCGTGATTCACAGCGGTGCGGCGATCGGTTCCGAAGGTTTTGGGTTCGTGCCGACAGCCTCCGGGTGGGTGAAAATGGAGCAGTCTGGCTGCACTGTATTAGAAGAGGGCGTTGAGGTTGGCTGCAACAGCACGATCGACAGGCCCGCTGTCGGAGAAACCCGCATCGGCCAAAATACAAAAATCGACAATTTAGTACAGGTAGGTCACGGCTGTCAAGTCGGGAAAAATTGTGCGTTTGCCGCTCACGTCGGCATGGCTGGGGGAGTAAAAATTGGCAACAATGTAATTTTGGCAGGTCAAGTAGGAATTGCCAATCAAGCCAAAATCGGAGATGGGGCGATCGCCACTGCTAAAGCTGGAATTCACAACGACGTGCCTGCAGGTGCGATCGTGACGGGCGTTCCAGCAATTCCCCACAAACTATTTCTCAAAGCCGCAGCAATCTACAACCGCTTGCCCGAAATGTACCAGTCTCTGAGGCAAATTCAGCGCAAGCTCGATCGGTAGTCAATTGGCAGTTGGCAGCAGTCAGCAGTCATTAGTTAACAGTTAACAGTCAACAGCCAACAGTATTATAGTTGCAACCCATTAAATGTGGAATAGTATAACTAACCTGCGATTGCTGTCGCCGTCAATACCAGCAATTGTCAAAATAATCTTGTTTTTCTCAACTTGGATTGTTGTGTGGCTTCCCGCAGCGATCGTGCTGGCGATCGCCCTCAAATGGCATCCGCCCCAACCCCTGGGAAACAAAAAATTACCTTTACTAGCTTCCCTATACCTGATTGTCCCCTTCATTTTATGGGCGACAAGTTGGATCGAAAACACATCTTTTACTAACTGGGGTTGGGATTGGCAACCCGCAGTTTTGATGTCATTAATGCGGGGATTAGGATTAGGAATAATCAGCTTAGTATTTTTATTCGGTCTGCAATTAACCGCAGGCTGGCTCGATATAAAAAAAAGCGAAAATTCCACCGAAACAGGCGAAAAACAAATAAATTTTTGGACTTTAATTTTTAACCCTGCTAGTCTGCTGACTCTGTTATTAGGACTGTGGATCAGCGCCACAGAAGAGTTAATCTTTCGCGGCTGCTTGCAAACAATCCTCCAGCAAGATTACTCAGTGCTAATTGCAGCAGCGATCGCCAGTTTCATTTTCGCGATCGCCCATCTAATTTGGGCCGCCAAAGAAACTCTACCGCAACTGCCCGGATTGTGGCTGATGGGCATGGTTTTAACATTAGCCCGCATCGCCGACAACGGCAGTTTAGGATTGGCGATCGGCATTCACGCAGCTTGGATTTGGGGTATAACTACCGTAGATACAGAAGGCGCAATTAATCCCACAGGCAGGGCACCGGAATGGATTACAGGAATAGCAGCGAAACCCCTAGCAGGTGCAGCCGGAATTTTGTTATTGCTAGTAACAGCAGCCGTGCTTTTGTTAATTTAAATAAGACTTACCCTAAAAAATCCGGTTTCTTAGAAAAGATTGGCTCTCCTGAATTTGTGGTATAAATGATAGT of Oscillatoria nigro-viridis PCC 7112 contains these proteins:
- a CDS encoding DUF5615 family PIN-like protein, translating into MSEQIRFHLDEHIDSNIARGLRRYGIDVTTTVDAGLRTKSDESHLAFIREEQRVILTHNDDFLIMASDTTDYPGIVYCPPNSRFVGEIIRSFILIYEVYAPEEMMGRIEYI
- a CDS encoding DUF433 domain-containing protein; translated protein: MSKESVITEHIEITPGVLGGKPRIAGHRIAVAHIAEMYLKMGISIEEIAGKYDLPLASVHAAMTYYYDRREEIDRHTAESRAIVEELKRNSPPSPLQEKLRAIRGE
- a CDS encoding SPFH domain-containing protein; this encodes MNNASPLIQTVTPERWAGFSMDFIGAGYTGLLVKNGRVVRTLKSGRHFSFALPLLEQCQIVIVDTKLRNLEVQSHGDFLSKDRFLIDATLTVIYQVIDPKRVALELSDPLAVLASAVKDCMGLAIGQIPLQQLISQGRLLLRQNLLDRVQDFYTLGFNLEDVRIGDVSFPETNGVIRQVEGMSARQEAENAAALQMRIAEAGRPIVPQSPVQQLNLISGNSPASLPASDTAAGFDRDLQQLTQQLAQNSLPPGRNPPQLAPTVLASSDRKTTAYLIYKLSGEAIALTANPFTIGREPTNTLVLQDPQSSRYHAQIRRATDELGKQRYQLVDSGSSNGTFVGGQRLAANEPFWLPNGCEIAIGDQKWIFQNS
- a CDS encoding YkvA family protein, with product MSFSIQSVYNWYRDTLRNPKYRWWIILGTLAYLVSPIDIAPDFLPVVGQIDDVAIAVLLISEVSQMAIDYFKSRQTETASASEATGSPSEAKGSTVDVDAVSVQ
- the lpxD gene encoding UDP-3-O-(3-hydroxymyristoyl)glucosamine N-acyltransferase, which gives rise to MKFSEIVEKLNLATSRTLTASAATDPEITGAAPVDEAAPGTISYIEGAKFAVHTATTNASALILPLDESLQAQCTDRNIAWIAAADPRLLFAETIAIFYQPFRPASEIHPSAVVHPSAEIGENVYIGPHAVIQAKVKIGSNVCIHPNVVIYPDAEIGAGTVLHANCVIHERTRIGANCVIHSGAAIGSEGFGFVPTASGWVKMEQSGCTVLEEGVEVGCNSTIDRPAVGETRIGQNTKIDNLVQVGHGCQVGKNCAFAAHVGMAGGVKIGNNVILAGQVGIANQAKIGDGAIATAKAGIHNDVPAGAIVTGVPAIPHKLFLKAAAIYNRLPEMYQSLRQIQRKLDR
- a CDS encoding CPBP family glutamic-type intramembrane protease — protein: MWNSITNLRLLSPSIPAIVKIILFFSTWIVVWLPAAIVLAIALKWHPPQPLGNKKLPLLASLYLIVPFILWATSWIENTSFTNWGWDWQPAVLMSLMRGLGLGIISLVFLFGLQLTAGWLDIKKSENSTETGEKQINFWTLIFNPASLLTLLLGLWISATEELIFRGCLQTILQQDYSVLIAAAIASFIFAIAHLIWAAKETLPQLPGLWLMGMVLTLARIADNGSLGLAIGIHAAWIWGITTVDTEGAINPTGRAPEWITGIAAKPLAGAAGILLLLVTAAVLLLI